One window of Triticum dicoccoides isolate Atlit2015 ecotype Zavitan chromosome 5A, WEW_v2.0, whole genome shotgun sequence genomic DNA carries:
- the LOC119300514 gene encoding probable L-gulonolactone oxidase 4, with protein MEASRSSSLLPAALLLALSLLLSHRAGSSPPPDAVTCARGTSDCTLANVYGSFPDRTACRAADAAFPRTEAELVAAVAAAAAAKRKVKAVPRHSHSFPKLACAGGREGTIISTARLNRTVSVDAATGLMTVEGGMVLRDLIRDAAAAGLALPHSPYWYGVSIGGLLATGAHGSSLWGKGSAVHEYVVGMRIVTPAPASQGFAVVRELGADHPDLDAAKVSLGVLGVVSQVTLQLQPMFKRSVTFLERDDSDLAAQVAVWGHLHEFGDMTWLPRQGKVIYREDDRVDVSSPGDGLNDYLGFRSFPALGLIIARVAEEHVEESNDMARCLAAGVLPASFPMQAYGFTNDGSSFTGYPVVGYQHRIQASGSCIDAKDNLLRSSCPWDPRVRSLFFYNTGFSVTLSKAPALVADMQRLRDLNPRALCSLDAKMGVLIRYVGASSAYLGKTEDSVNFDFTYYRSYTQGRPHAHSDVIDELEQMALRKYGAVPQWGKNRNFAFDGAIAKYAKAGEFLKVKERYDPDGVFSSEWSDHVLGIDGSPNIVQKGCAIEGLCICSHDSHCAPEQGYYCRPGKVYTEARVCSFRPTSHRDHNDEI; from the exons ATGGAAGCTAGCAGGTCGTCCTCGTTGCTTCCGGCGGCTCTCCTCCTGGCCCTGAGCCTCCTCCTGAGCCACCGCGCCGGCTCCAGTCCTCCGCCGGACGCGGTGAcctgcgcccgcggcacgtccgactgCACCCTCGCCAACGTCTACGGCTCCTTCCCGGACCGCACCGCCTGCCGCGCCGCCGACGCCGCGTTCCCGCGCACCGAGGCCGAGCTGGTGGCCGCcgtggcggccgcggcggcggccaaGCGCAAGGTGAAGGCGGTCCCTAGGCACTCCCACAGCTTCCCCAAGCTGGCCTGCGCGGGCGGCCGCGAGGGCACCATCATCAGCACGGCGCGGCTCAACCGGACGGTCAGCGTCGACGCCGCCACAGGGCTGATGACCGTGGAGGGCGGCATGGTGCTCCGCGACCTGATCCGCGACGCCGCCGCCGCGGGGCTCGCGCTGCCGCACTCGCCCTACTGGTACGGCGTCAGCATCGGGGGCCTGCTGGCCACGGGCGCGCACGGGAGCTCGCTCTGGGGGAAGGGCAGCGCCGTACACGAGTACGTGGTCGGGATGAGGATCGTGACGCCGGCGCCGGCGAGCCAGGGGTTCGCGGTGGTCAGGGAGCTCGGTGCCGACCACCCGGACCTGGACGCGGCCAAGGTCTCGCTCGGCGTCCTTGGCGTCGTCTCCCAG GTTACTCTGCAGTTGCAACCGATGTTCAAGCGGTCCGTCACGTTCTTGGAGCGCGACGACTCGGACTTGGCAGCACAGGTGGCCGTGTGGGGCCATCTGCACGAGTTCGGCGACATGACATGGCTGCCACGCCAGGGGAAGGTCATCTACCGCGAGGATGACCGTGTCGATGTCTCGTCGCCCGGCGATGGCCTCAACGACTACCTCGGCTTCCGCTCCTTCCCGGCGCTGGGGCTCATCATCGCAAGAGTCGCGGAGGAGCATGTGGAGGAAAGCAACGACATGGCACGGTGCCTAGCCGCGGGGGTGCTGCCTGCATCATTCCCCATGCAGGCGTATGGCTTCACGAACGACGGTTCCTCCTTCACGGGATACCCGGTGGTCGGGTACCAGCACCGCATCCAGGCGTCCGGCTCATGCATCGATGCCAAGGACAACCTGCTCCGCTCCTCATGCCCATGGGACCCACGCGTCCGAAGCCTCTTCTTCTACAACACTGGCTTCAGCGTCACGCTCTCCAAAGCCCCAGCGTTGGTCGCCGACATGCAACGACTCCGCGACCTGAACCCGCGCGCCCTATGCAGCCTCGACGCGAAGATGGGCGTGCTCATCCGCTACGTTGGGGCCTCCTCCGCCTACCTCGGCAAGACGGAGGACTCGGTCAACTTTGACTTCACCTACTACCGGAGCTACACCCAAGGCAGGCCGCATGCTCACTCTGATGTGATCGACGAGCTCGAACAAATGGCTTTGCGCAAGTATGGCGCAGTCCCGCAATGGGGCAAGAACCGCAACTTCGCCTTCGACGGCGCCATCGCCAAGTACGCAAAGGCCGGCGAGTTCCTCAAAGTGAAGGAGAGGTACGACCCAGACGGGGTCTTCTCTAGCGAGTGGAGCGACCACGTGCTCGGCATCGATGGTAGCCCCAACATAGTCCAAAAGGGTTGCGCCATCGAAGGGCTTTGCATATGCTCTCACGACTCGCACTGCGCGCCAGAACAAGGCTATTACTGTCGGCCTGGAAAGGTGTACACGGAGGCAAGGGTATGCTCCTTCCGACCCACCTCACACCGCGACCACAACGACGAAATATGA